A DNA window from Methylocystis heyeri contains the following coding sequences:
- a CDS encoding IS5 family transposase (programmed frameshift) — MIRDQFWLTDAQFSKIAPHLPTDTRGKARVDDRRVISGIVQVLKSGGRWVDAPPEYGPKKTLYNRYVRWAAKGVWVDLFHALAQAGGPPTEVLIDSSAVKAHRSASGGKGGRKIRPIGRSRGGRTTKIHALTDAQCRPIAFMLTAGNVADCTAGAELLAHLPPCEVLHGDKGYDSNAIRRRIEDGGALPNIPPKANRKWKNCFSPLLYRNRNAIERMFCRLKDFRRVATRYDRNAVNFLAAVCLAATVSYWL, encoded by the exons ATGATTCGCGATCAATTCTGGCTGACAGATGCGCAGTTTTCGAAGATTGCGCCACATCTTCCCACTGACACGCGCGGCAAGGCGCGGGTCGACGACCGCAGGGTCATCAGCGGCATCGTCCAAGTGCTCAAATCCGGCGGGCGCTGGGTCGACGCACCGCCGGAATACGGGCCCAAAAAGACACTTTATAATCGCTATGTCCGTTGGGCCGCCAAGGGCGTCTGGGTCGACTTGTTCCATGCACTCGCTCAAGCCGGCGGGCCGCCGACGGAAGTTCTCATCGACTCCTCGGCGGTGAAAGCGCATCGCTCGGCCAGCGGCGGCAAAGGGGGGAGAAAAATCAGGC CCATCGGCCGCTCGCGCGGTGGACGCACAACGAAAATCCACGCGCTGACCGACGCGCAATGTCGACCCATAGCTTTCATGCTCACAGCCGGAAACGTCGCCGATTGCACAGCGGGCGCGGAACTTCTTGCCCATCTTCCGCCTTGCGAAGTCCTCCACGGCGACAAGGGATACGACAGCAACGCCATCCGCCGTAGGATCGAGGACGGCGGCGCACTGCCGAATATTCCGCCCAAGGCCAACCGCAAATGGAAGAACTGCTTTTCGCCGCTCCTCTATCGAAACCGCAACGCCATCGAGCGCATGTTCTGCCGTTTAAAGGATTTTAGACGCGTGGCGACGCGCTACGACAGAAACGCCGTCAATTTCCTCGCCGCCGTTTGCCTCGCTGCCACTGTCAGCTATTGGTTATGA
- a CDS encoding choice-of-anchor tandem repeat GloVer-containing protein — translation MRAPLAASILAAAASGHALAQTWLPAPFSEATIHSFNINSDGGVPGYVTLLADSTGALYGTTHNGGPGAQGTVFKLTPPAPGKSQWTQTTAYSFAGGSDGGNPYSGLTRDYSGALYGVTTTGGANNDGVAYKLTPPAPPSTQWSYAKIYDFNQSTGAWPNGAPIFDGAGALIGTTYGSGASGFGAIYRLTPPTSSGGQWTGATLYTFAGGADGGSPASTLVVDTSGAIYGTTLAGGAGGKGVAFKLTPSGTNCAPVSPNLWCETVLHAFGGSDGASPYAGLILNGASGALYGTTSSGGAHNLGVVYSLTPPVPPSTQWLETVLYSFAGGQDGANPYAPLTLLGGSLYGATTAGGGTGCAGGLGCGALFQLSPPAAPTFHWTENILYGFTGNSPDGSFPQGGLIFNALPYGFGLAVYGVSASGGTSGVGTVFSLQCAKPAREVFGGAQHAACGP, via the coding sequence ATGCGCGCGCCGCTGGCGGCCTCAATTCTCGCCGCCGCAGCGAGCGGCCACGCCTTGGCCCAGACCTGGCTGCCCGCCCCTTTCAGCGAGGCGACGATTCACAGCTTCAACATCAACTCCGACGGCGGCGTTCCCGGGTATGTCACACTGCTGGCCGACAGCACGGGCGCTCTCTACGGGACGACCCATAACGGCGGCCCGGGCGCGCAGGGCACGGTGTTCAAGCTGACGCCTCCGGCGCCCGGAAAGAGCCAGTGGACCCAGACCACGGCATACAGCTTCGCGGGGGGCTCCGACGGCGGCAACCCCTACTCGGGGCTTACGAGGGACTACAGCGGCGCCCTCTATGGCGTGACGACAACGGGAGGCGCCAACAACGATGGCGTCGCCTACAAGCTGACCCCGCCGGCTCCGCCCTCGACGCAATGGAGCTACGCCAAGATCTACGACTTCAACCAGTCTACGGGCGCGTGGCCTAACGGCGCCCCCATATTCGACGGCGCAGGGGCGCTCATAGGAACCACCTACGGCAGCGGCGCATCCGGTTTCGGCGCGATTTACAGGCTCACGCCGCCGACCTCTTCAGGCGGGCAGTGGACCGGCGCCACACTTTATACTTTCGCCGGAGGCGCCGACGGCGGCTCCCCCGCTTCAACCCTCGTGGTGGACACCAGCGGAGCGATTTACGGCACCACATTGGCCGGAGGCGCCGGCGGCAAGGGGGTTGCGTTCAAACTGACGCCGTCCGGAACCAATTGCGCGCCCGTCTCCCCAAACCTGTGGTGCGAAACTGTGCTGCACGCCTTCGGCGGCAGCGACGGCGCCTCGCCGTATGCCGGTCTCATCTTGAACGGCGCGTCCGGCGCCCTCTATGGGACGACCTCATCAGGAGGCGCCCATAACCTGGGCGTGGTGTATTCCCTGACGCCTCCCGTTCCGCCCTCGACCCAATGGCTCGAGACGGTGCTGTACAGTTTCGCCGGCGGCCAGGATGGGGCAAACCCATACGCTCCTTTGACCCTGTTGGGCGGCTCGCTATATGGCGCGACCACTGCGGGTGGCGGAACCGGCTGCGCGGGGGGCTTGGGCTGCGGAGCGCTGTTCCAGCTTTCGCCGCCGGCCGCCCCCACATTCCACTGGACGGAGAACATCCTTTATGGTTTCACGGGCAACTCCCCGGACGGCAGCTTTCCTCAAGGCGGGCTGATTTTCAACGCGCTGCCTTACGGATTCGGCCTGGCGGTCTATGGCGTCTCCGCCTCAGGCGGCACTTCGGGCGTCGGCACGGTTTTCTCGCTGCAATGCGCCAAGCCGGCGCGAGAGGTCTTCGGCGGCGCCCAGCATGCGGCGTGCGGCCCGTAA